A DNA window from Flavisolibacter ginsenosidimutans contains the following coding sequences:
- a CDS encoding ComF family protein has protein sequence MVLNWFADAKESVLHLLFPHVCESCGSDVIAQDQFLCLQCHAALPRTEFHHYPANPIEKMFRGRMPVVNATAQYYFSKGSRMQHLMHQLKYKSNKEMGLYLGRLMGYALAETNRFRTVDALVPLPLHPSKEKMRGYNQAMILCQGIADVLGKPVLKDVIIRTSHTESQTKKNRVQRWENMEGRFELVKPAAIEGKHILLVDDVITTGATLEACGSELLEAENVQLSLATLCFSSR, from the coding sequence ATGGTTCTAAACTGGTTTGCTGATGCGAAAGAATCCGTTCTTCATCTTCTCTTTCCGCACGTTTGCGAAAGCTGCGGCAGCGACGTAATTGCACAAGACCAGTTTCTTTGCTTGCAATGCCACGCTGCCTTACCCAGAACCGAGTTCCATCATTACCCGGCGAACCCAATTGAAAAAATGTTTCGGGGACGAATGCCCGTGGTGAACGCAACGGCCCAATACTATTTCTCCAAAGGTTCCAGAATGCAGCACCTGATGCACCAGTTGAAATACAAGAGCAACAAGGAAATGGGACTTTATTTGGGAAGATTAATGGGTTACGCTTTAGCGGAAACGAATCGCTTTCGAACAGTAGATGCCTTGGTTCCTTTGCCGCTTCACCCGTCGAAAGAAAAAATGCGCGGTTACAACCAGGCAATGATTTTGTGTCAAGGCATTGCCGACGTGTTGGGAAAACCCGTTTTGAAAGACGTTATCATTCGAACTTCGCATACCGAAAGCCAAACCAAAAAGAACCGTGTGCAACGGTGGGAAAACATGGAAGGCCGTTTTGAACTGGTAAAGCCGGCGGCCATTGAAGGCAAGCACATTTTATTGGTGGACGATGTCATCACCACCGGCGCTACCCTTGAAGCCTGCGGCTCGGAATTGCTGGAAGCCGAAAACGTTCAACTAAGCCTTGCTACGCTTTGTTTTTCCAGCCGCTGA
- a CDS encoding choice-of-anchor Q domain-containing protein, with protein sequence MMWLRNLSVLVAFVLFLFSCRKESFTTNAAALLRTSVDSLHFDTVFTTTGSTSQYFKIVNDNNKGIHLSSVRLAGGAASPFKINVDGIVGPQVSSAEVLANDSLYVYVTVSINPTAQNLPFIIRDSIEIDYNGNKKWVQLDAFGQNAHFFRNRKITGTEVWNNDLPYVILGSLTVDTTATLSINKGCKVYMHADAPFIVNGSLQVNGEKYDSTRVVFSGDRLDDPYRTFPASYPGLIFTASSKNNAINYGIIKNAYQAVVVAGASASIPKLALNETIIDNAYDIGLLGLNTSINARNVLISNCGKNLFLAGGGVYDFKHCTVASFSNDYIQHKDPVLVLTNYTTQGNVVTANSLTASFTNCIFWGEQNGFVKDEAFVDAKNLTPSIAFNKVLWRVQNTPSFSGLTINGGINQNPLFDSVNTAERYYSFRLKGSSPAINAGINANVSLDLDGKPRPVGAPDLGAYEKQ encoded by the coding sequence ATGATGTGGCTGAGAAATCTTTCTGTACTTGTTGCTTTTGTATTGTTTCTTTTTTCCTGCCGCAAAGAAAGCTTTACCACCAACGCCGCCGCGCTATTGCGCACAAGTGTTGACAGCCTGCATTTCGATACCGTATTTACAACGACCGGTTCTACCTCGCAGTATTTCAAAATTGTAAATGATAACAACAAAGGCATCCATCTTTCCTCGGTACGATTAGCCGGTGGCGCTGCTTCTCCTTTTAAAATAAATGTGGATGGGATTGTCGGGCCGCAGGTAAGCAGTGCCGAAGTGTTGGCAAACGACAGCCTCTATGTTTATGTAACCGTCAGTATCAATCCAACTGCGCAAAACCTTCCTTTTATCATTCGCGACAGCATTGAGATTGACTACAACGGCAACAAGAAATGGGTGCAACTGGACGCCTTTGGACAGAATGCCCATTTCTTTCGCAATAGAAAAATTACAGGTACTGAAGTTTGGAACAACGACTTGCCATACGTGATTTTGGGAAGTCTTACCGTGGACACAACCGCAACGCTGAGCATCAACAAAGGTTGCAAAGTTTACATGCACGCCGATGCGCCTTTTATCGTCAACGGTTCCTTGCAGGTGAACGGAGAGAAATATGATTCAACCCGCGTGGTTTTTAGCGGCGACCGATTGGATGATCCTTACCGAACCTTTCCGGCTTCTTACCCCGGTTTGATTTTTACAGCCAGCAGCAAGAACAACGCAATCAATTACGGCATCATCAAAAACGCTTACCAGGCCGTTGTAGTTGCCGGCGCAAGCGCATCCATCCCGAAGCTTGCGTTAAACGAGACCATCATTGACAACGCTTACGACATTGGCTTACTTGGGTTGAACACGAGCATCAATGCAAGAAATGTTTTGATATCCAACTGCGGTAAAAATCTCTTTTTGGCAGGCGGCGGCGTCTATGATTTTAAACACTGTACCGTGGCTTCTTTCTCCAATGATTACATTCAACACAAAGACCCGGTGTTGGTGCTTACCAATTACACAACGCAGGGAAATGTAGTTACGGCCAATAGCCTCACCGCCAGCTTTACCAATTGCATTTTTTGGGGCGAGCAAAACGGTTTTGTAAAAGACGAAGCTTTTGTTGACGCAAAAAATCTTACGCCTTCCATTGCGTTCAACAAAGTATTGTGGCGGGTGCAAAACACGCCATCGTTCAGCGGGCTAACCATCAACGGTGGTATCAATCAAAACCCTCTTTTTGATAGCGTTAATACGGCAGAACGATATTACAGTTTTCGGTTGAAAGGCAGTTCTCCCGCAATCAATGCCGGTATTAACGCCAACGTTTCGCTTGATTTGGACGGAAAGCCACGGCCGGTAGGTGCACCTGATCTGGGTGCTTACGAGAAGCAATAA